CGACTTCCTGCTCCAACCGCACCGGGACAAGGAGGCTGCCCGGACCTTCTTCACCCGGCTGCTCGGTGAGTACGACGTCCCCGAGGTCATTCACACCGACAAACTCTGGAGCTACGGGGCGGCCATCCGGGAACTTCCCGTGCTCCGCGATGCGGAGCACGTCCAGGTGGTCTCCACAGCCCGTTGCAACAACCTGACCCTGCAATCGCACCGTCCTACCCGGCAGCAGGAGCAGCAACAACTGGGCTTCAAACGTCGACGACGTCCTTGCCCTGCACGCCCGCGTCTTGAACCTCCATCAGCACACCCGAACCACCGTACCCGCCCCAGCAAGGCGACGCCACTTAAGGGGTGCCCTGCGAGTCTGGGGTGAGGTCGTGCAGCGAGCAACCTGAACTTCAGGCTGCCCGCTGGAAACGTTGATCTGCTCGTCGTTAACTCGCCAGAACCGGCTAATGCGTCTTTTTCCAGTCGGTGCCGAAGTCGCCCATCTGGGAAACGACCTCGGCCCCGAGGGCGAACGACAGGCTGTCCTGCCCGGTGATGGCCCCGGCGTGCATCCGGTCCCACAGGGTCACGTACTCGAAGCCGCCGTCGTAGTCGAAACTCTCGCTCTTCAGATTCTCCAGCGCCTTGGTCTGGAGCTTGGGCGTCACCAGGCTCAGGACGGCGTGGTAGACGAAGCGCCCGTTGCCGTCGTTGCCCGCCTCGGCGCGGAAGGTCAGCCACGCGGGGCAGTCCGTGTAGGTCTGGCCCTTGCCCAGGCCCAGGGAGGCGCCCAGGCTGTTCAGCTTGTCCTGAGCGACCTTGGTCATGGCGGCGTTGGGCTGCCCCTTCAGTAGCACTTCGGCGCGACCGATGCACACCTGCTCGGCTCCGAAGGGTTCGAGGTTGGCGGGCGAGCGGGCGGCGGAGGCGGCGGACAGGGCGGTGAGGGTGAGGACGGCGGACAGGATGGCTTTCATCACGGGGTTCTCCTTGCGGCGGGGATTCAAAGGGTGGGGTCTTCTGGGCGCTCAGCTCGGTTGGGGAACGGGGGGCACGCGGCCGTGGTCCACGCTGTACGGCACGTCATGTCCCAGCAGGCGACCGACCGGAAACAGCAGGGCGAAGATCAGCTTTTGCAACCAGATCGGCGGCCCGGCGAGGTAGAAGTGGTCCGGGTAGCGGTGCAGGGCGACCGCCATCGGCAGCAACGGCATGGAGCCGTCCGGGCGGGTCCGGCCCTCCCGGGCGCCATCGAAGGTGGCGGCGAACAGCACCTCCCAGCCGCCCGGGTTGTCGAAGCGGATCAGGAAGCGCACGCTTTCCCGGTTACTCGCGTTGAACCAGATGTGCGGCGTCCCGGCGGGGATGAACACGGTCTCGCCCGGCCCGTAGACCCGCTCCACCCCGCCGATGACCGTGCGCAGGTGGCCCTCGAAGATCACGAACGTCTCGTTCTGCTTCGGGTGGATGTGCGTCAGGGGCGCGGCGAGCCGCCCGCCGGGGGTCACGGTGCATTCGAGTTCAAGCAGCGTGCCGCCGGTCTCCGCCGCCGTCTTCAGGAACCGGAACGTCTCGCCCGAGATGGGGTTGTGGATGACGTCGCCGGACCGAATCCCTGTCTGTACCGTCTTCATGGTCGTCTCCTTGAAAGAGGGAGGGCGCAGCTCACTTGAAGCGCCAGTAGACGTAGGACCGGCCCGCGCCCCCGCCGTAGCTGCCGGTGCAGCTCCCATCGGCACCCAGGAACTTGATCGTCGCCTCGTTCCCGAAGCTCCCGCTCCGGTCGTTGGACACGACCAGCGCCTCCCGCTTCCCGTTCTTGTCGATGAAGGTCGCCTTCACCTTGTAGGTCCCGATGGGGATGTCCACCGCGATCTTCAGCGCGGGCACGGTCCTCGTCAGGGCCTTGCCCGTGGAGCCGTCAATCAGCGGGCCCACCGGGGTGAGGCTCAGCTCGATCTGGTCCTGCTGGGTCACCCAGCGGTCCTGAAAGCCGCCCTGCATCGGGGAGATGGAGCCGCCGAAGTAGCCGAGTTCGCTGCTGTCGTCGTCCCAGTCGGGAATGCGGCCCGAGAGCTTCCACTGGAAGTTGCGGACGACGCCGTTCCTGGGCACAAAGGGGTTGTACTCGGAGGTCTTGCCCAGGGCGAGGCGGTAGCAGAACTTCTGGCCGTCGTAACGGACCCCCAGCCAGGCGTAGGCGCGGTAGCCCACGGGGGGCAGGCCCTCGACCGTGTAGCGGCCCGCCTCGTCGGTCAGGACCTCGGCGACGCCGGTCGTGACGACGGGCTTGATCCAGACGGTGACACCCTCCAGGGGCTGGCCGCGGGTGTCGAGAACCTGACCCTGCACGGTGCCGGAGCCAGGCTTGCCGGGGGCGGCGAGGGCGGCGGAGAGGGCGAGGAGGGAAAGGAGGGCAATGTTGGTCGTCTTCTTCGCGTGCATCTGGAACTCCTCCCGGCACCCGTTGCGGCGCGGCTTCCCTGGGAAAGTGAGGGCAGCGTAGAAAGACCACCGTGACCCGAAGATGATTGCCGTTTTGCCGCCTGGGCCGATCAAATCGCTGGTGTGAGGGAAGGGGTGGGACGCTGCCACCTTCCACTTGGAGCCAGACGTTGTGGGCTATGTCGTCGAGGAGCGGTGGTCCCTTCGCTGGGGGCGTTTG
This is a stretch of genomic DNA from Deinococcus apachensis DSM 19763. It encodes these proteins:
- a CDS encoding cupin domain-containing protein, translating into MKTVQTGIRSGDVIHNPISGETFRFLKTAAETGGTLLELECTVTPGGRLAAPLTHIHPKQNETFVIFEGHLRTVIGGVERVYGPGETVFIPAGTPHIWFNASNRESVRFLIRFDNPGGWEVLFAATFDGAREGRTRPDGSMPLLPMAVALHRYPDHFYLAGPPIWLQKLIFALLFPVGRLLGHDVPYSVDHGRVPPVPQPS
- a CDS encoding carboxypeptidase-like regulatory domain-containing protein → MHAKKTTNIALLSLLALSAALAAPGKPGSGTVQGQVLDTRGQPLEGVTVWIKPVVTTGVAEVLTDEAGRYTVEGLPPVGYRAYAWLGVRYDGQKFCYRLALGKTSEYNPFVPRNGVVRNFQWKLSGRIPDWDDDSSELGYFGGSISPMQGGFQDRWVTQQDQIELSLTPVGPLIDGSTGKALTRTVPALKIAVDIPIGTYKVKATFIDKNGKREALVVSNDRSGSFGNEATIKFLGADGSCTGSYGGGAGRSYVYWRFK